The proteins below are encoded in one region of Stieleria sp. JC731:
- a CDS encoding efflux RND transporter periplasmic adaptor subunit — MKLQPRKLSWWLRRVGNVGAFFFAGVLLIVVLGLAQRIGWLSSGMGSGNSTSAGSGQQIYTCPMHPQIRQEGEGRCPICGMALVPAATASSGGDDFAIQIEPAQRRVANIQTAPVVSHPVISTIRTIGSIRIDESRKATIASYVDGRIERLFADYTGVFVEPNDHLAVIYSPQLYAAQVEYLEAIESQSKLVGSALQSVRETQDKLVRNARQRLIELGLSEQQLLDLEKNKEAKSRLTIYAPIGGTVIEKLAEEGMYTKAGEPIYRVANLSTVWLMLELYPADAAKIRFGQVVKAELNSMPGKTLQGRVAFVDPEVDPSNRTVGVRVEFKNANGELRPGDYAEATIEIPIGPKGDVYDAELADKWISPMHPQIIQDQPGTCPICGMELVPTSRYGYSSDPVEQTESLTIPRTALLMAGEYSVVYVETEPGRFEIRSVKVGPILKDEVVIVDGLKVSESVATSGNFLIDSQMQLAGKPSLIDPTRAIKKQSIRNTPLQFDDINVSVVNGETGAKLEELFQAYFGIQQAFAADKRPTENQVKQYQDVANALLQADQLDDDVLNLIESTLDPVAHLHHHKIDEARQKFKPISHAVVRLATIARGESAKQPFHQFFCPMVKQGEGDWLQDNDLLSNPYWGSEMLRCGELVRTISPDQQTLVDDTPAQGDQ; from the coding sequence GTGAAGCTTCAGCCACGAAAACTGTCGTGGTGGCTCCGTCGTGTCGGCAATGTCGGCGCGTTCTTCTTTGCAGGCGTATTGCTGATTGTTGTTCTGGGGCTTGCACAGCGGATCGGCTGGCTTAGCAGCGGAATGGGATCCGGCAACAGTACCAGTGCCGGCAGCGGACAGCAGATCTACACATGTCCGATGCATCCACAGATTCGTCAAGAAGGCGAGGGACGCTGCCCCATTTGCGGGATGGCACTGGTCCCCGCAGCGACCGCGTCTTCAGGAGGCGATGATTTCGCGATCCAAATCGAGCCGGCACAGCGTCGTGTCGCCAACATCCAAACCGCTCCGGTCGTTTCGCATCCAGTCATTTCCACGATCCGGACGATTGGCTCGATTCGGATTGACGAAAGTCGAAAAGCGACAATCGCATCTTATGTGGACGGTCGAATCGAACGGTTGTTCGCAGACTACACCGGGGTCTTCGTCGAACCGAATGATCATCTGGCGGTGATCTACAGTCCGCAGCTCTACGCGGCGCAGGTTGAGTATCTTGAGGCAATTGAATCACAGAGCAAGCTGGTCGGCTCGGCACTTCAATCGGTGCGCGAGACACAGGACAAGCTCGTTCGCAACGCGAGACAGCGACTAATCGAGCTCGGCTTAAGCGAACAACAGCTGCTGGATCTTGAAAAAAACAAAGAGGCAAAGTCTCGGCTGACGATTTATGCGCCGATCGGTGGGACGGTGATCGAAAAGTTGGCAGAGGAGGGAATGTATACGAAAGCCGGTGAGCCGATTTACCGGGTCGCGAATCTTTCCACTGTCTGGTTGATGTTGGAACTGTACCCAGCGGATGCGGCAAAAATCCGGTTCGGCCAAGTTGTGAAAGCTGAGCTAAATTCGATGCCAGGAAAAACACTGCAGGGACGTGTGGCATTTGTCGATCCGGAAGTCGACCCGTCCAATAGGACGGTTGGTGTTCGTGTTGAATTTAAAAACGCGAATGGCGAATTGCGACCCGGCGATTATGCCGAGGCAACCATCGAGATCCCGATCGGTCCTAAAGGTGATGTTTACGATGCGGAGTTGGCGGACAAGTGGATCAGTCCGATGCATCCGCAAATCATTCAGGACCAGCCTGGGACTTGTCCTATTTGCGGGATGGAGTTGGTTCCGACTTCGCGATACGGGTACAGCAGTGATCCAGTTGAACAGACCGAATCATTAACCATACCTCGTACGGCGTTGTTGATGGCGGGGGAATACAGCGTCGTCTATGTCGAGACCGAACCCGGACGATTTGAAATTCGCAGTGTGAAAGTCGGTCCGATTCTCAAGGATGAGGTTGTCATCGTTGACGGGCTCAAAGTCAGTGAAAGCGTCGCAACCTCAGGGAACTTCTTGATCGATTCCCAAATGCAATTGGCCGGAAAGCCCAGTCTGATCGATCCGACACGGGCGATCAAAAAACAATCCATCCGCAACACGCCACTACAATTCGACGATATCAATGTTTCTGTCGTCAACGGCGAAACAGGGGCAAAACTCGAAGAGTTGTTTCAAGCTTACTTCGGAATCCAACAAGCCTTCGCGGCCGACAAACGACCGACCGAAAATCAAGTCAAGCAGTACCAAGACGTTGCCAATGCGTTGCTTCAAGCCGATCAACTTGATGATGACGTCCTGAACCTCATCGAATCTACACTAGATCCCGTTGCCCATTTACATCACCACAAGATTGATGAGGCTCGCCAAAAGTTTAAGCCTATAAGCCATGCGGTGGTTCGCCTTGCGACTATCGCGCGAGGTGAGTCGGCGAAGCAACCGTTCCATCAGTTTTTCTGCCCGATGGTCAAGCAGGGCGAAGGTGATTGGTTGCAAGACAACGATTTGTTGAGCAATCCTTACTGGGGCAGCGAAATGCTGCGGTGCGGTGAATTGGTCCGTACCATTTCGCCGGATCAACAAACGCTTGTTGATGACACTCCCGCCCAAGGGGACCAATGA
- a CDS encoding TolC family protein: MDRAAIESSPRIEISVRGVDQCMETGWIMRASIHSSFATAIIGVGFVAGCANPTTILARKYSAVIEQPALSTTPIGVARTDETHAKTTLTATPAVSQLPSTPTESGKPIQQVDFESLGDLVASSTAVEADPSLEITQQNDSVDSLVAIAVQENPTLTKLHREYLSAVAKSRYVDKLPDPRIGTNIFGRPLETAAGSQRANLSVSQAIPWLAKLNAQQQQECLRALAIHSEYQAARLDVVARVRTGWFRLYVIDKQIETTKANQQLLQSLIDVANAGFAVGTSTQGEILLGTVEMSKLEERLLLLSKQRRVTEAEINRSIGRNAGVPIRSVDALEVQPIKDDSATIHQIALAHQPEIHAARYRVQASRWGVEVARLSRRPEFMVSANYFMTDDNRPASPVVNVGEDPWSIGLQMSLPICREKYDAIANEAGWKHQAAHAGVEELIDRYDSLIVQLKAEASRANETASLYKTTIIPQAQQALAANQQLFANGKADFDRVISDYRTLLLLELGYHQAVGELAIANAKLRQAAGIDL, translated from the coding sequence GTGGACCGTGCCGCAATCGAATCTTCCCCACGCATCGAGATCTCAGTGCGTGGTGTTGATCAATGTATGGAGACAGGTTGGATCATGCGGGCGTCAATACACTCTTCTTTCGCAACGGCAATCATCGGTGTCGGATTCGTCGCGGGCTGCGCAAATCCGACAACCATCTTGGCTCGGAAATACTCTGCGGTTATAGAGCAACCGGCGCTCAGTACGACCCCGATTGGTGTGGCGCGAACAGATGAGACGCATGCAAAGACCACGCTGACGGCGACTCCGGCCGTTTCTCAGTTACCCAGTACGCCGACGGAATCGGGGAAACCTATTCAACAAGTCGATTTCGAGTCATTGGGGGACTTGGTCGCCAGTTCCACTGCTGTCGAAGCGGATCCTTCCCTTGAAATTACACAGCAGAATGATTCGGTGGACTCGTTGGTTGCGATTGCGGTCCAAGAGAATCCGACGCTTACGAAACTTCATCGTGAATATCTTTCCGCGGTTGCCAAATCTCGCTACGTCGACAAGTTGCCCGACCCTCGAATTGGAACGAATATCTTCGGCCGACCGCTTGAGACTGCAGCAGGATCACAGCGTGCCAACCTTAGCGTCAGCCAAGCGATTCCCTGGCTCGCAAAGTTAAATGCGCAGCAACAGCAGGAATGTTTGCGCGCATTGGCGATTCATTCAGAATATCAAGCCGCGCGGTTGGACGTTGTCGCTCGAGTTCGTACGGGTTGGTTTCGCTTGTACGTTATTGACAAGCAAATTGAAACGACAAAGGCCAATCAACAATTGCTACAGTCGCTGATTGATGTTGCGAACGCCGGTTTCGCTGTCGGAACGTCAACGCAAGGTGAGATCCTGCTTGGCACTGTCGAGATGTCCAAGCTGGAAGAACGATTGTTGCTGCTGAGCAAACAGCGGCGTGTAACGGAAGCCGAGATCAATCGTTCGATAGGTAGAAACGCCGGGGTGCCGATCCGTTCGGTGGACGCCTTAGAAGTTCAGCCTATCAAAGACGATTCGGCAACCATTCACCAAATCGCTTTGGCGCATCAGCCCGAAATTCATGCGGCACGATATCGAGTTCAGGCCAGCCGCTGGGGCGTGGAAGTCGCAAGACTCAGTCGGCGTCCCGAGTTCATGGTGTCGGCGAACTACTTCATGACCGATGACAACCGCCCGGCGTCGCCGGTGGTCAATGTTGGCGAAGACCCTTGGTCGATCGGTTTGCAGATGAGCTTGCCAATCTGCCGTGAAAAGTATGACGCTATCGCAAACGAAGCAGGTTGGAAACACCAAGCGGCACACGCTGGTGTTGAAGAATTGATCGATCGGTACGATTCCTTGATCGTCCAGCTTAAGGCCGAAGCCAGTCGGGCGAACGAAACCGCTTCGCTCTACAAAACCACAATCATCCCGCAAGCTCAACAGGCCTTGGCTGCTAATCAGCAGCTATTTGCGAACGGGAAAGCTGACTTCGATCGTGTGATCAGTGACTATCGAACCTTGCTTTTGTTGGAACTGGGGTATCATCAAGCGGTCGGTGAGTTGGCAATCGCGAACGCCAAATTGAGGCAGGCGGCGGGGATCGATCTCTAG
- a CDS encoding transposase encodes MNDDPLAYFITWTVYGTWLQGDERGWRRFRGGHETPQPMLSNWRRERLQYDVMLLNDHHRLVVAETIERHCRQRGWKLWVANSRTNHVHAVVSATNCSGARVRDQLKAYCTRLLRVNDARFQKRPVWSRGGDWQCVNSEDDLATVVSYAGEVQDAKDKQ; translated from the coding sequence ATGAATGATGATCCACTTGCCTATTTCATCACCTGGACGGTCTATGGCACATGGCTGCAGGGTGACGAACGCGGATGGCGTCGATTTCGTGGCGGGCATGAAACACCACAACCAATGCTATCCAACTGGAGACGGGAACGGTTGCAGTATGACGTTATGCTGCTGAATGATCACCATCGCCTTGTCGTCGCTGAAACCATCGAACGTCATTGCAGGCAGCGAGGCTGGAAACTGTGGGTGGCTAACTCACGAACCAATCATGTGCATGCCGTGGTCTCCGCGACGAATTGCAGTGGGGCGAGAGTCCGAGATCAGTTGAAGGCCTACTGCACGCGGTTGCTGCGCGTAAATGATGCGAGATTCCAAAAACGACCGGTTTGGAGCCGCGGTGGTGACTGGCAATGCGTTAATTCAGAAGATGATTTAGCAACTGTCGTGTCATATGCGGGCGAAGTTCAAGATGCGAAGGACAAACAATAA
- a CDS encoding tetratricopeptide repeat protein → MSLASNRSTGVTFGIVLICQFLILAVGCSQKSEPLDQQVQAPEPASPTIAERQSPQSSDAVESHAEVQQPAASNETSHAKDFAASPKPMDPIALQDAAMEALQRGDTNSAFQLIRKAKRLQSEDPHTNFLMARILAERKRFPEAIQMLDKMVLTSPEARLPILGQTAEWMLMYGQWQQAEDRLKTLLEEVDDGTLVRRMLAGLYLRQGRRIEAFDLLNQLCRAGNIEEVELRALLIGLHPFQGEQTDDELEPVGPLGAARFAIAKGDWQAARQLLDEVVDRNVHEQELFVRVLAQQGEFEQLNAWAETLSQSVAAQPTTADGWFALGVLQSHRDLPEDSVKAFCECVRIDQTDWAAYEKLSESLSQLDLSKPAQEASKRSQTIQKTQQLGAAMASTDKRDNADFDALIDSLDMLQRPLEAAAWKAMQAVYAQSAGELSSQQAMALLQEINKQRQQVLASGNASASESFIKCGVDLEALSAEPNSVQ, encoded by the coding sequence ATGAGTTTGGCAAGTAACCGATCCACCGGTGTGACATTCGGTATCGTTCTGATCTGCCAATTTCTAATTCTGGCGGTTGGCTGTTCGCAAAAATCAGAGCCGCTAGATCAGCAAGTTCAAGCACCTGAACCGGCTTCGCCAACAATCGCAGAAAGGCAGTCGCCGCAGTCGAGTGATGCGGTTGAAAGCCACGCTGAAGTCCAGCAACCCGCAGCGTCAAACGAAACCAGCCACGCGAAGGACTTTGCTGCCTCGCCAAAGCCGATGGATCCGATCGCACTACAAGATGCCGCGATGGAGGCATTGCAAAGAGGCGATACCAATTCGGCTTTTCAGTTGATCCGGAAAGCAAAGCGTTTGCAGTCGGAAGATCCACACACAAACTTTTTGATGGCCCGGATTTTGGCGGAGCGAAAGCGGTTTCCCGAAGCGATCCAGATGTTGGACAAGATGGTGCTCACCAGCCCAGAAGCGAGACTGCCTATCCTAGGGCAAACTGCAGAATGGATGTTGATGTACGGCCAGTGGCAACAAGCCGAAGACCGACTGAAAACATTGCTCGAAGAAGTGGATGACGGGACACTTGTTCGACGAATGCTTGCCGGATTGTATCTTCGTCAAGGACGTCGTATCGAAGCGTTTGATTTATTGAACCAACTTTGTCGAGCGGGCAATATTGAGGAGGTTGAATTACGTGCGTTGCTAATCGGTTTGCATCCGTTTCAAGGTGAGCAAACCGATGACGAACTGGAGCCGGTCGGACCGCTGGGCGCCGCAAGGTTTGCAATCGCAAAGGGAGATTGGCAGGCCGCGCGTCAGTTGTTGGATGAGGTGGTCGATCGAAACGTTCATGAACAAGAGTTGTTCGTTCGAGTTCTAGCTCAGCAAGGCGAATTCGAACAGCTGAATGCTTGGGCAGAAACGTTGTCTCAAAGCGTGGCAGCGCAACCAACGACGGCGGACGGATGGTTCGCATTGGGAGTGTTACAATCCCATCGCGATCTTCCCGAAGATTCAGTGAAGGCTTTTTGCGAATGTGTACGGATCGATCAAACCGATTGGGCCGCGTACGAAAAGCTAAGTGAATCGTTAAGTCAACTGGATTTATCGAAACCGGCTCAGGAAGCATCGAAACGTTCACAAACCATCCAAAAAACACAGCAGCTTGGTGCCGCAATGGCGTCGACAGACAAGCGCGACAACGCTGACTTCGATGCGTTGATTGACAGTCTCGATATGCTCCAGCGCCCTCTAGAAGCTGCAGCTTGGAAGGCGATGCAGGCCGTTTACGCGCAGTCTGCAGGGGAACTTTCAAGTCAACAAGCGATGGCTCTACTGCAGGAAATTAACAAGCAACGCCAGCAGGTGTTAGCATCCGGAAATGCATCCGCGTCAGAATCATTCATCAAGTGCGGCGTCGATTTAGAGGCTCTCTCTGCAGAACCCAATTCGGTCCAGTAA
- a CDS encoding multiheme c-type cytochrome gives MRRVLILPLFFLFLIGAFVQIPFLAEERRSAPSDVPSLPATEALPAIEATPQASANADTLVPTYVGREVCKECHQSNYELHQHHGHKSTFALAADPEIAELFRGKTYDAGQPYGTYHYDVDGEGLYVTIPDKFGDRRFRLDYALGSTKGAITLLSLIPGQDGQTIAIEHRASWFKALNDLAPTPQEDPGTPRIPGEFFGLMHEGIVMRKCVYCHTTQGEIENQTVNGLVANVNCEKCHGPASEHVRLAKQMDNPPKFSVGKEDWDVESEIQLCGDCHRLPATISTKKIREYPDELVRFQPVGILRSECYLQSGGQLTCSTCHNPHQSVHEVSKQEHEQNCIACHQQSESDHVACPVSPKSGCIECHMPALELPGLHVGFHDHWIRVHDEQ, from the coding sequence GTGAGACGCGTTCTGATCTTGCCGTTGTTCTTTCTTTTTTTAATCGGCGCTTTCGTCCAAATTCCTTTTTTAGCTGAGGAAAGGCGTTCGGCACCGAGTGACGTACCATCCTTGCCAGCGACAGAGGCCTTGCCAGCTATAGAGGCAACGCCGCAGGCATCCGCTAATGCCGACACACTTGTACCAACTTATGTTGGGCGAGAAGTCTGCAAGGAATGCCACCAAAGCAACTACGAACTTCATCAGCACCACGGCCATAAGTCGACCTTTGCCTTAGCCGCCGATCCAGAGATTGCCGAACTGTTTCGTGGCAAGACCTATGATGCCGGTCAGCCGTACGGCACTTATCACTACGATGTTGATGGAGAAGGTTTGTACGTCACGATCCCCGACAAATTTGGTGATCGAAGATTTCGATTGGATTACGCCTTGGGATCAACCAAGGGTGCAATCACGCTGCTTTCTTTGATACCTGGACAGGATGGCCAAACGATCGCGATTGAACATCGCGCCTCGTGGTTTAAAGCTTTGAATGATCTTGCGCCAACTCCTCAGGAAGACCCAGGTACACCTCGAATACCAGGAGAATTCTTTGGACTGATGCATGAAGGCATCGTCATGCGAAAGTGCGTTTATTGTCACACGACGCAGGGCGAAATCGAGAACCAGACCGTCAACGGGTTGGTTGCGAACGTCAATTGTGAAAAGTGTCATGGTCCCGCCAGCGAACACGTCCGACTCGCCAAGCAGATGGACAATCCACCCAAGTTTTCTGTCGGCAAAGAGGATTGGGATGTCGAATCCGAAATCCAGCTTTGCGGGGATTGTCATCGCTTGCCGGCGACGATTTCAACGAAAAAGATTCGTGAATACCCCGACGAATTGGTTCGGTTCCAGCCTGTCGGAATCCTACGAAGTGAGTGCTATTTGCAATCAGGCGGTCAACTCACGTGTTCGACCTGTCACAATCCTCATCAATCGGTTCATGAGGTCAGCAAACAGGAGCACGAACAGAACTGTATTGCGTGTCACCAGCAGTCTGAATCCGATCATGTCGCTTGCCCGGTGTCTCCAAAGTCCGGCTGCATCGAGTGTCACATGCCGGCTTTAGAATTGCCCGGATTGCATGTCGGTTTTCATGACCATTGGATTCGGGTCCACGATGAACAGTAG
- a CDS encoding efflux RND transporter permease subunit: MTLPPKGTNEMLRSLIAFCVREPLVMAVLISVAVGFGIHSAKNVSIDAIPNVGENQVIVFTAWPGRSPKDIEDQVTYPLSVALLAVPEAESVRGKSLFGYSFVQVTFSDSTDFYWARSRVVEQLGTVAEKLPDGVSPVLGPDATGLGQVLYYTLTPTDETNLADLRSIQDFVVKYELQAVPGVSEVASVGGHIRQYQIEVDPDKLRFHNIPLDQLVDAVKSSNLDVGAKTVESGGMEFIIRGRGFLGSGEETGQAIKDIEQTVVRSRDGIPLRIQDIGQVQLGPEFRRGAIDLNGVEAVGGVVVMRFGENPRDVIERVKQKIAQIEPSLGGVKINIVYDRTGLIHETIGTLTEALTQEVLITAAVILVFLLHLRASIVVALTLPIAVLLAFIGMYLFGIDANIMSLAGIAIAIGTMVDMGIIVSESIYDRLARWEADGRAGGQEKRIELINRSASEVAPAVVTAVLTTVISFLPVFMLTGRDYKLFAPLAWTKTFSLLAALLVAVAIVPLLSRLFLKSNQLSKKARVFGALGFAIAGVFVAVMIRGDAISDAREFLIYGVAALVGGGLGYWILGERLCPVDQNPVSQLVLMLYRPTLGFFLARKGLFLALPIMTTLLGIGAWIGLGPVLRPIEKVGGYLGADFNGVPGYVEFKHFFTGLESDDWIALDEGSWFYMPTLYPAASFSQAMEVLQTQDALIKEIPEVADVLGKIGRVDSALDPAPTAMIETYVMLKPRDQWRSGITGTDIWEQINSVATLPGVTPASPLQPIEGRVVMLQSGIKASMAIRIYGDSLDGLAQASLDVAEHLKKVPQVQAGTVNPDIVLGKPYVEFDVDRDAAARYSMSTNMVNQIIETALGGSNVTKTVEGRERYPVRIRYERHLREQLDELKNLPVVTHSGSVVPLSNLASMQTTWGPGVINSEDARLVAHVSFSPSGITGDLETVQAVEQSLRNAQNDQTLKLPTGYALKAVGSFQNQIEANERLMWVIPMVILINLFIIYLQFRHLPIAITVFAGIPVAFAGGMIFLALNAVEINTAVWIGFIALFGIAVDDGVVMATYLDQVFTRKRLASVSDIRKATIEAGCKRIRPCLMTTFTTIIALMPVIYSTGRGSDVAKAMAWPVIGGMAVELLTLFVVPVLFAGFKELEMNLGLDDRHWQAVDPERADD; encoded by the coding sequence ATGACACTCCCGCCCAAGGGGACCAATGAGATGTTGCGATCCCTCATTGCGTTCTGCGTCCGCGAACCGTTGGTCATGGCCGTACTCATCTCGGTGGCGGTTGGGTTTGGAATTCATTCTGCGAAGAATGTCTCGATCGATGCAATTCCCAACGTGGGTGAAAACCAAGTCATCGTTTTCACCGCATGGCCAGGCCGTTCGCCAAAAGATATCGAAGACCAGGTGACGTATCCGCTATCGGTTGCCTTGCTGGCAGTCCCTGAAGCCGAATCGGTTCGAGGGAAGAGTCTGTTCGGTTACAGCTTTGTTCAAGTGACCTTTAGCGATTCGACGGACTTTTACTGGGCGCGCTCACGTGTGGTTGAGCAACTGGGGACGGTTGCTGAGAAATTACCCGATGGCGTCTCACCAGTTTTGGGACCCGATGCGACCGGGCTTGGGCAGGTTCTGTACTACACACTAACACCAACCGATGAGACCAACCTGGCAGACTTGCGAAGTATTCAAGACTTCGTCGTCAAGTATGAGCTGCAAGCGGTTCCCGGCGTTAGCGAAGTGGCGAGTGTCGGAGGGCATATACGGCAATATCAGATTGAGGTTGATCCAGATAAACTCCGGTTTCACAACATTCCGCTAGACCAATTGGTTGATGCGGTGAAAAGTTCGAATCTGGATGTCGGAGCAAAGACGGTTGAATCGGGCGGCATGGAGTTCATCATCCGAGGACGAGGGTTTCTCGGATCAGGCGAAGAAACCGGGCAAGCGATCAAGGATATCGAGCAGACGGTCGTCCGTTCGCGTGATGGGATACCGCTGCGAATCCAGGATATCGGGCAAGTCCAACTGGGACCGGAATTTCGGCGTGGCGCAATCGATCTAAACGGAGTTGAGGCCGTTGGCGGAGTCGTGGTGATGCGTTTCGGGGAAAATCCTCGAGATGTGATCGAACGGGTTAAGCAAAAGATCGCTCAAATCGAACCCAGTTTAGGTGGGGTGAAGATCAACATTGTTTATGACCGAACGGGACTGATTCACGAGACTATCGGCACGCTTACCGAAGCTTTGACACAAGAGGTTCTAATCACCGCGGCTGTCATTCTGGTGTTTTTGCTACACCTTCGTGCAAGCATCGTCGTCGCATTGACGCTGCCGATCGCAGTGCTGTTGGCCTTCATCGGAATGTACCTGTTCGGCATTGATGCCAACATTATGTCACTGGCGGGGATCGCGATCGCGATCGGAACGATGGTCGACATGGGCATCATCGTTTCAGAGTCCATCTATGATCGACTTGCGAGATGGGAGGCCGATGGTCGCGCCGGAGGACAGGAAAAGCGAATTGAATTGATCAATCGATCGGCAAGCGAAGTCGCTCCTGCAGTGGTCACTGCGGTTCTAACAACTGTGATCAGTTTCTTGCCCGTCTTTATGCTGACCGGTCGTGACTACAAGCTGTTCGCGCCGCTCGCATGGACGAAGACTTTTTCACTGTTGGCGGCCCTGCTTGTCGCGGTAGCCATCGTTCCGCTGCTGAGTCGACTGTTTTTGAAATCCAATCAGCTATCCAAAAAAGCTCGGGTCTTCGGGGCACTCGGATTTGCGATTGCCGGTGTCTTTGTTGCAGTGATGATCCGTGGGGACGCAATTTCAGATGCTCGGGAGTTTTTGATTTATGGTGTCGCGGCCCTAGTTGGTGGTGGGCTGGGGTACTGGATCTTGGGAGAACGACTTTGCCCGGTTGATCAAAACCCTGTAAGCCAATTGGTGTTGATGCTGTACCGTCCAACCCTTGGGTTCTTTTTGGCACGGAAAGGACTTTTTCTTGCGTTGCCAATCATGACCACGCTATTGGGCATCGGTGCATGGATCGGTTTGGGGCCTGTGCTGCGACCGATCGAAAAAGTCGGCGGATACCTTGGGGCCGACTTCAATGGTGTCCCTGGTTATGTCGAATTCAAACACTTTTTCACCGGTTTGGAATCAGACGATTGGATCGCACTCGACGAAGGAAGTTGGTTTTACATGCCAACTTTGTATCCCGCAGCGAGTTTTTCACAGGCCATGGAGGTGCTTCAGACTCAGGACGCACTGATCAAAGAAATCCCCGAAGTTGCAGACGTGTTGGGCAAGATCGGTCGAGTCGATTCGGCACTTGACCCGGCGCCCACAGCGATGATCGAAACGTATGTGATGTTAAAGCCACGTGATCAGTGGCGAAGCGGCATCACTGGCACAGACATTTGGGAACAGATCAATAGCGTGGCGACTCTGCCCGGGGTCACACCGGCTTCACCCCTTCAGCCTATCGAGGGCCGTGTTGTGATGCTGCAAAGCGGCATCAAGGCTTCGATGGCGATTCGCATCTATGGTGATAGTTTAGATGGTCTGGCCCAAGCCTCACTGGATGTTGCCGAACATCTAAAAAAAGTACCGCAGGTCCAAGCCGGGACGGTTAACCCAGATATTGTGCTTGGGAAACCTTATGTCGAATTTGATGTCGATCGTGATGCGGCCGCCCGCTACAGCATGTCGACCAATATGGTCAATCAGATTATCGAGACTGCTTTAGGGGGAAGCAATGTCACGAAAACGGTCGAAGGACGTGAACGATATCCGGTTCGCATTCGATATGAACGGCACCTGCGGGAACAGCTTGACGAACTGAAAAATCTTCCGGTTGTGACACATTCAGGAAGCGTTGTGCCTCTTTCGAACTTAGCTTCGATGCAGACGACTTGGGGGCCTGGTGTAATCAATAGCGAAGACGCGAGGCTGGTCGCCCATGTTTCATTTTCGCCCTCCGGAATCACTGGTGACTTGGAAACGGTTCAAGCCGTCGAGCAGTCACTGCGCAATGCTCAGAATGACCAAACCTTGAAGCTGCCTACCGGCTACGCATTGAAGGCAGTCGGTTCGTTTCAGAACCAGATCGAAGCGAATGAGCGATTGATGTGGGTGATTCCGATGGTGATTCTTATCAACCTGTTTATCATCTATTTGCAATTTCGGCATTTGCCGATCGCGATCACGGTCTTCGCGGGAATCCCGGTGGCGTTCGCAGGCGGAATGATCTTTCTGGCTTTGAATGCGGTCGAGATCAATACCGCTGTCTGGATCGGGTTTATCGCTTTGTTTGGGATCGCCGTCGACGACGGGGTCGTGATGGCAACGTATCTGGACCAAGTGTTCACAAGAAAACGGTTGGCAAGCGTTAGCGATATTCGCAAGGCAACGATCGAAGCCGGTTGTAAACGGATTCGCCCTTGCCTGATGACAACGTTTACAACCATCATCGCATTGATGCCAGTGATCTATTCGACAGGCCGAGGATCTGATGTCGCAAAGGCGATGGCTTGGCCGGTCATCGGCGGTATGGCGGTCGAGTTGTTGACCTTATTCGTTGTGCCCGTCTTATTCGCAGGGTTCAAGGAGCTTGAGATGAACTTGGGGCTGGATGATCGACATTGGCAAGCGGTCGATCCGGAACGAGCGGATGATTGA